The genomic region GTTAGAAAATTGAAGCTCAAAAGTGACTAATAAAACATAGGAGACACTAAATAGAtatagggattttttttttttaataattattgttttttgttaCAAAGCGCTAAAAGACATGCATGAGAGCTCTATCTTGGAttctaaatattgaaaaattacaaaaactccAAGCTCATTTTAagcgaagaaaaaaaaaatgcaatactATCAAATTATTGATGTAGATCAGGGGAATGATGGAAGAGCAAGTCAAAAGGCATAAATCGGGCCAAAAGCCGAAGCTCTATTTAAGGACATTATAAATAGAACTTTTGGGGTATTAGGTTTGTTATCTtagtaattatttaattaaatctttGAGATTTTCTCATACTTCTGTGGTGGAAGTTGGGATTCCAATATGAAGTTCTgatatcatgaagaaagttgggttCTACCAGTGGCAGAGCTAGGAATTGACGGCGGGAGGGGTGAAGTTAAAAAaggggagttttaacgaaaagtccacaatattgttcactttaacgaaaaaccatatttttacactaaaaagtcaatcttgatactattcaatttaccctttattttgtccttatcattaaaactcaaagttttcaaacctttttcattagttttcctttaaaagagtgcaaagttcaaaaaaatagcaacaaccaaatccttttatatagtaatgtcttccataatttatcaatacaaacaaattacaattgttaCCGACGAGGTTTCATATCATGAAAACGTTGCATAATAggctcattatcaataaaagtaaATACATTACTCTCAGTGTAAACAAACATGCTATCACTCAACGATTGATCTCCCATTGTGTTACGCAATGGTGttttcacaatcttcatagcagaAAAAGTTCTTTCCACCGAAGCAGTTGCAACCGGTAACACCAAAGCTAATGTAAGAAGCTTATACACTAGCATATAGCTTGCATACCTCCCAATTTTCACGAACTCCTTTGCAAGATCACCAATTCCTCTTAATGATGAAAACTCACTATGCATCTCCACATTTAATTACTTAATCAATGTGTGATATATGTTTTTGGCAGGCGTCGTCCTGTTTCCTATAAACTCCTAACTCATTTCAACCATCTAAAAACCTTTACCCACATGATTAGAATCAAACATTAATCTCACCACCATCCACCGCCAATCCACCACGAATCCACatcaccgccaccgccaccgccaccaccaccaccaccgctgCCCACCAATTCAGTTGTCTCCCTCCAACCCTTCAAATTCTCTGGACCACCAAATTCGACCCCAAAACCCCCCAATTCCCCCAATTTAACACCCCAATCCTcgatcaaaaccctaattctaaatCCAATCCAACATGCCAATTCAATCCAACCCTCTTCACAATTCCTACCCCTAGAAGCCCCAGAACATCAAAATTGGTCCTTTCCGCGCCACCAGCCAGCCAGTGCACCGGAACAGGGAGGGGCTGAACCTTTGCTCTAGGCGTGTTTTCCTGCAAGGGGAGTGGCGACCGTCACTCATCGCACTCACGTGGCTTCGCCACTGGGTTCCACCATATAACCAATttgcaatatgaggagtagtccAACCTCTTATACGTCCTTATAAGGTTTATTCTTTCACCAACGTGAGACCCTCTTACCTTCATATTCTCACATATTCCAATGTCCTTATTCTTTAAGATTAACGTTGTTTGATCTTCTCTTTGTCAAAGTGCATCAATGATATTATTCACAAAACGGATGAATACATCAACTGATTAGTAAACGAATTGAACaaagagaaacaaaacaaaactacaaGGATGAAAATGCAGAAgtaataaattaacaaattagATGAGGGAAAATCCGGAAAATACAAGAGCCATTTATGCAAACTGGACTTCCTAGATAGTTGTATGCTGGACCCATCTACACATTCATATACACGGCCATATATAAGCTTTAAGCTTTTTCCCAATGGTatcttattttataaataatcaCTGTATATATATGGACTGCAGACATATATTGATCTTAAACTACGATAGCATTTATACAAACAAATATTAACTTAGGGAGCTCGGACATTTGTTGACGCGGTAAAATCCCACACCTAGCAAAAGTCTACAACCACGCTTTGTCATTCAAAAAACAATAAGAGATCATtcttttataccatattttgtaaactatatgaTGTGAAAGTTATTGGTTGAATTCcatttttgatgatttaaagaAAAAACCTAATCATCAACGATTACATTATATTATCTACAAATATGACCTAAAAAGACGGTACGAGCATCAACCTAATCAAACAGATACAAAAGGGATTGGTGCAATACAAGTGTAATGTAGCATACTTGCGGTTCACCTGATCATGGTAAACATGCATTATGAATGCAATATTCAGTTCTCAATGATTTGGACAGATTTAAAGGGTTTACGCGAGCCCATTAAACTTCACCCAAATAACGTCGTCTCGctgtactattcattttttaaCGTGTAACATTAATGGTGTGGACATGCAGTTTTGTGTACAGTACAATAAGTTCATACgataaaacagaagaaaaaaattgtagtaCGATCATACGTAGTCATCATCCTGATATTCCGCTCAAAGAATGACAATATATTAAAAGTGacaaatgaaaatatattttccttactAAGCTTCAAGACGTGTCTTATAATTGCACAACAAAATTTTAACATAAACAATCCGAGTCGTAAAATTCTTCTCAAACACTTATTTTAGAGTTATAACTCATATATAACGGGatctatatatttttgtttgtgtttgtcTCTCTTCTCGTTTTAGAATGCGCAATAACCGCCTATCCTAGATTGCtcgtgaaaaacaaaaatagttgAAATTAAACCAACGGTGGGCCCTCTAAAATAGTTAGAATCTTGTTAGCCTATTGACTTCCAGCTTTTGTCATGTACACTCAATTTTTCCAAACAACCGCAGCCGTAAATGAATAAAAGCCCCCCTTCACTTTGAGAACCTCATTGcctcacaaaaaaaaacccccCCTAGGTGAACATTATTAATTCACCCAAACTGCAGATTGGGTTTCTCCCTAGAAACATGGCTTGGTCTTCGTCCACAACATTCATAACCTTTGCAATCATTTTTTTCACCTCAGTAACTCTCACGAATGTTGCTCATGGCTTGACTGCACAAAAGGTAATAGATTCCCCCTTACTGACTCAGAAGATTCACACGAACCGCACGCTTAAGGTTGACATCAACGGCAAGGGAGATTTCACATCTGTTCAAGCAGCCATTGATGCTGTTCCTGAAGGAAATAAGCAATGGATCATCATCCATGTTAGGAAAGGAGTGTACAGGTAACTGAACCATCAATTAATTACACTGTGAATTGTGAAATTAAAGCAAAACTAGCTATGAATAATTCACAAGTTTAATTATGCATGCTATCTAATGGATATATGTTTTGGCGGGCAGAGAAAAGGTGATCATACCAAATAATAAGCCCTACATATTCATGAGAGGAAATGGGAAGGGCAGGTCCGCCATTGTTTGGTCACAAAGCTCTTCGGACAATGTCGAATCTGCTACTTTCAGTGTCGAAGCTCCCCATTTCATTGCCTTCGGGATCAGCTTCAAGgttcatcttcattttctttttctgtatatttgtatatttaaCAATTATTGAGCACGGCAATGTTTTCTTGCCGGATTTATATTGCCAAACAAATGTTAATATGGATAACATACCATCAACGGTTTAGATTTGCAATCTAGCAACATAACTTGGCGTGAACATTCCGGATCCCTATATACATAAATGACATTACTCTATAGGTCTCATATATAAATTATGCAACGTTGTGCAGAATGAGGCCCCGACCGGTGTGGCTTACACCTCGCAGAACCAGTCAGTTGCAGCATTTGTAGCTGCAGACAAAGTTGCATTCTACCATTGTGGATTTTACAGTACCCATAACACCCTCTTCGATTACAAAGGCAGACATTACTATGATAATTGTTACATCCAGGGCTCCATTGACTTCATCTTTGGTCGTGGTAGATCTGTCTTCCACGTAAGTAATACTACTACTTCATCACcttcataattaattttaaaactagttattagcactccaaaaaatCATGGATAggactaattaattaatcatggATGCATCCATGCATGCAGAGCTGCGAGGTCTTTGTTATCGGAGACAAGAGGGTGTCGATCAAGGGGTCCGTGACAGCTCAAAATAGGGAGACTGAGAAGGAGAACAGTGGATTTGTTTTTAACAAAGGCAAGCTCTATGGTGTTGGTGACAGTGTGTACCTAGGTAGGGCAAAGGGTGCTTTCTCCAGAGTGATTTATGCAAACATGTACCTCTCGAAGACCGTCGTGCCACAAGGTTGGACCAACTGGAGCTATTCCGGCGGAACTGAGTAAGAAACATGCACCTAAATAATTGATCAAACACACATGTTTGCATTAAAAAATATTCCAATTAaatttatgatttgatttgttgTGAATAAAATGAAATCTGCAGAAACTTATACCATGCCGAGTACAAGTGCAAAGGGCCAGGAGCTGAGGCTACAGGGCGTGCCGAATGGGCGAGACAACTCACCGAAAAAGAAGTTGCACCCTTCTTGTCTATCGACTTCATCAATGGCCAGGAATGGCTGCCAGTTTGGCTGTAAATTAATTTATGTGCCGAGGGGGCCGAGCTTACAGTGATGAGTGCAAGAGGCGATCATATGTTTGATTGATAAGTTTCTTTCCCTACAAAATGTAAACGGCATGTTGTATTAATCAAAATAATATTCAGATATATAATTCTGTCCAAATCCAATCAAGGCTACAGTCTGATGGACTACTGCATGTCAAGAAAAATAACATTTCTTATGTGTTAACATTCTAGCTTTGTCAATTCAGATTGTCAGCATTCTGTGCTCAATGTATTAGGTGAATTTGGATAGAATTACCAAACTGCTTCATGATGCCAGTAACTGTTCGAACTATGTTGTTTAATCATGAGAAATTTGATCTTTTCATGAATTATCGTGTATCTATGAGTACGGACAGTTTAAGGGAATTATGGTATTCGACAATTCGGTTGTGCCGAAGTTAGAAAAATTGAGAACAAAGTGTTTGCACAGAATGCTAATGTTGTTGCTTGGGGTCCAGGAGAGGAAAGAAAAATGTGAAATTGGAAGTGCACATGAGGACCTGACCATATCTTTGTTTAATCTTAATGATGCAGTAGCATTTCATCACATAAATGGGATTGGATATTTGCACTCCCCTCTTCAACAGAAGGTAATACCTAGGCACGTTACATGTCTTCATTTATTCTCTAGTAGTAGAAGGTAATACAAGTTCCATGCATGGAGTCTTACACGTACGACTTTGCATGATAGCATTAGCTAGGTATAGCCGATAGCTAAATTTT from Pyrus communis chromosome 4, drPyrComm1.1, whole genome shotgun sequence harbors:
- the LOC137733035 gene encoding probable pectinesterase 67, whose translation is MAWSSSTTFITFAIIFFTSVTLTNVAHGLTAQKVIDSPLLTQKIHTNRTLKVDINGKGDFTSVQAAIDAVPEGNKQWIIIHVRKGVYREKVIIPNNKPYIFMRGNGKGRSAIVWSQSSSDNVESATFSVEAPHFIAFGISFKNEAPTGVAYTSQNQSVAAFVAADKVAFYHCGFYSTHNTLFDYKGRHYYDNCYIQGSIDFIFGRGRSVFHSCEVFVIGDKRVSIKGSVTAQNRETEKENSGFVFNKGKLYGVGDSVYLGRAKGAFSRVIYANMYLSKTVVPQGWTNWSYSGGTENLYHAEYKCKGPGAEATGRAEWARQLTEKEVAPFLSIDFINGQEWLPVWL